The following are encoded in a window of Flavobacterium sp. WC2421 genomic DNA:
- a CDS encoding aldose epimerase family protein, which yields MTNYIMKLFGLTTTEEVIESFDLSNKNGMKLTVINYGATVVSLKMPLKTGEVIDVVLGFDNLEAYLKSFQLKSPPYFGATVGRFAGRINNSLFNLNGKAFLLNKNNNNHSLHGGIENFSQKIWTVENWTEGKNPSITLSCLSPNGEENYPGELAVKLTYTVSEENELIIEYQASSSEDTIVNLAHHSYFNLDGHKSDILEQELIVNSKRTLETTNENIPTGKFLNIAGSSFDFSSPKKCPSEIDTTFVLDNKEEFAASLFNKKNRLKMTVYTDQPGVHIYVGGNCFNEVKGKENCDYHPLSGICFETQNFPDAPNHEHFPSSILRKEELYHHKTIYKFQSF from the coding sequence ATGACTAATTATATAATGAAATTGTTTGGTTTAACAACTACCGAGGAGGTTATTGAGTCTTTTGATTTAAGTAACAAAAACGGTATGAAATTAACCGTTATAAACTATGGAGCTACCGTAGTCTCATTAAAAATGCCATTAAAAACTGGCGAAGTCATTGATGTTGTTTTAGGGTTCGATAATTTAGAAGCGTATCTAAAATCTTTTCAATTGAAAAGTCCTCCTTATTTTGGAGCAACAGTGGGGAGATTTGCTGGAAGAATAAATAACAGTTTATTTAATTTGAATGGGAAAGCATTTTTATTAAATAAAAATAACAATAATCATTCTCTTCATGGAGGTATTGAGAACTTTAGCCAAAAAATTTGGACTGTAGAAAATTGGACTGAAGGTAAAAACCCATCGATTACATTAAGTTGTTTAAGCCCTAATGGAGAAGAAAATTATCCTGGAGAGCTTGCGGTTAAGTTGACTTATACGGTATCGGAAGAAAATGAATTAATTATAGAATACCAAGCAAGTTCAAGTGAAGACACTATTGTGAATTTAGCACATCACAGTTATTTTAATCTTGATGGTCACAAATCAGACATATTAGAGCAAGAGTTAATAGTTAATTCTAAAAGAACTCTGGAAACTACAAATGAAAATATTCCAACAGGAAAATTTTTGAACATTGCCGGTTCTTCATTTGATTTTAGTAGTCCCAAAAAATGTCCATCGGAAATTGATACCACCTTTGTTTTGGATAATAAAGAGGAGTTTGCAGCTTCACTTTTCAACAAAAAGAATAGGCTAAAAATGACTGTTTATACAGATCAACCTGGAGTTCATATTTATGTTGGAGGCAATTGTTTTAATGAAGTAAAAGGCAAAGAAAATTGCGATTATCATCCTTTAAGTGGCATCTGTTTTGAAACACAAAATTTCCCAGATGCTCCAAATCACGAACATTTTCCAAGTTCAATTTTGAGAAAAGAAGAATTATATCATCATAAAACAATTTATAAATTTCAATCTTTTTAA
- a CDS encoding GntR family transcriptional regulator — MKTISIKNNLGIPKYKQIISSIEKTIEDGKLKKDEKLPSINKVCLEFSLSRDTVLQAYEELKKRGIIYAILGKGYYIKSTEISTKQRIFLLFEELNIFKEDIYNSFLENIGKEAQVDIFFHHFNIQVFKKLINESNGNYTKYIIMPTNLVEAASVIKTLPVNDVYILDQTNPDLKLYPAIYQNHLKDIYNGLLKGKSKLNKYKKIILIFPGFREPLGMKIGFENFCKDHNFNYEITPDFKNREIKKGEVYIIPTDRDLVSVIEKSKSQNLKLGSDYGIISYNETPLKKIVENGITTISTNFEAMGKILAQMILQGKKEQIENKSALIIRNSL, encoded by the coding sequence ATGAAAACAATTTCCATTAAAAACAATCTTGGGATACCCAAATACAAACAGATCATCTCATCAATAGAAAAAACTATTGAAGATGGCAAACTAAAAAAAGATGAAAAATTACCTTCTATAAACAAAGTATGCTTAGAATTCTCATTGTCCCGCGACACTGTTTTACAGGCGTATGAAGAATTGAAAAAAAGAGGAATAATCTATGCTATTCTCGGAAAAGGGTACTACATAAAAAGCACTGAAATAAGCACTAAACAAAGGATTTTCTTATTATTTGAAGAGCTAAATATCTTTAAAGAAGACATCTACAACTCTTTCTTGGAAAACATAGGAAAAGAGGCCCAAGTTGACATCTTTTTTCATCATTTTAACATCCAAGTTTTTAAAAAACTAATAAATGAAAGCAATGGAAACTATACTAAATATATTATAATGCCAACCAATTTAGTGGAGGCAGCATCCGTTATAAAAACCCTACCGGTTAACGATGTTTACATATTAGACCAAACAAATCCTGATTTAAAATTGTATCCTGCGATATATCAAAACCACCTTAAAGACATCTACAATGGCTTACTTAAAGGAAAATCAAAATTAAATAAATACAAAAAAATTATCTTAATATTTCCTGGGTTTCGAGAACCATTAGGAATGAAAATAGGTTTTGAAAATTTTTGTAAAGACCACAATTTCAACTACGAAATAACACCCGACTTTAAAAATAGAGAAATAAAAAAGGGAGAAGTCTACATCATTCCAACGGATCGAGACCTCGTAAGTGTAATTGAAAAGTCAAAGTCTCAAAACTTAAAATTAGGCAGTGATTACGGTATTATTTCATATAACGAAACTCCATTGAAAAAGATTGTAGAAAATGGAATTACGACCATTTCTACCAATTTTGAAGCTATGGGAAAAATTCTTGCACAAATGATTCTACAAGGAAAAAAAGAGCAAATTGAGAATAAAAGCGCATTGATTATTCGAAATTCTTTGTAA
- a CDS encoding two-component regulator propeller domain-containing protein — translation MSKFLYFVILICFFTNFLYAQDYYFKHYKVEEGLSNNTVLTSLQDQDGFMWFGTKDGLNRFDGYGFKTYRGNGDPIHSLGSNYIQSLHEYKGIIWIGTDKGLYKYDKIADRFSILNEAINDRIATIEHDEHGNIWFISGNILYKYSILKNETTTFNPNSYFIATSITRDAKGEIWVSSLNKLYHYSDESLSFENVVLNYDAVSKTPYRITVIYAVDTNNIVIGTQEHGVLSYNPITKKTVALPFAKNECLFVRQFNKKTNNEIWIASESGVFIYNIKTNKYTNLKKDFNDPFSISDNAAYSITIDKELGVWIGTYFGGINYHQKQYTQFKKYFPKNNQNSISGSAVREIHKDDKGDFWIGTEDAGLNKFNTKTQVFTSFKPNGRSGSVSYYNIHALLPRKDNIWIGTFEHGLDVLNRNTGKVIKHYEASSAKGALKSNFVFSFYETRNKDFLILTSIGIYKYNELEDNFDLFSIFPETMHYTTFMEDVDGNYWAGTYREGLLFYDSKNKKNEIFRYNYKDKKGISNSSINCIFQDSNNNLWIATENGLNLYDKKTKSFTKFDTTNGFPSNVFYSIVEDDLKNLWITTSKGLVNFGSDHTSIKIYTTANGLLSDQFNYNSAFKDSNGDMYFGNLNGMISFNPKNFTKNKYKPEIFITSLQINNKEVLTNEENSPLKKSISYLDELELEYDQSSFNIEFAALNYTGAQLTEYWYKLENVNKDWVYLGRNNKVFFTALASGTYTFKVKSLNSFGVWSKEATITIKILPPFWASIYAYVFYFIVLCCGLFAIIRYSNNVTQEKNNRKIKHLNDEKEKEIYHAKIEFFTNVAHEIKTPLTLIKSPLEKLLNFDYELPEIPQNLLIMKKNTSRLLKLVNELLDFRKTEIGGLKLTFVETNISAVMRNLHLRFSQLIEEKNIDFELDLSDKDIYAFVDKEALKKILSNLFNNAIKYSNNKVIVSLTRDEKKLKLLVKNDGNLIPSYLKDKIFEPFFRVENMGNNSGTGIGLSLAQSLTQLHHGSLQLVFIESELNVFELIVPLHQEEEFMLYDEFPKDSGNNESVIKELEGNSEKTAILVVEDNEDLLDFITKELISSYIVFSANNGESALEIIHNENISLVISDIGMPVMDGITLCKKIKTNLETSHIPVVLLTAKNSLKSQIDGLEVGADSYISKPFSMEYLKVQSSNLIENRKQIMKYYASSPLSHIKSIAHNKTDEAFLKKLDDEIIKNITDQNLSVESLSEIMNMSRSTLYRKIKDISNLSPNELINIVRLKKAAELLLNGDYKMYEIAEMVGYKSQTSFGRNFQKHFKMSPSDYISMKN, via the coding sequence ATGAGTAAATTCTTATATTTTGTAATTCTTATTTGTTTTTTTACTAATTTTTTATATGCTCAAGACTATTATTTTAAGCACTATAAAGTAGAAGAAGGACTTTCGAATAATACCGTTTTAACTTCGTTACAAGACCAAGATGGTTTTATGTGGTTTGGTACAAAAGATGGATTAAATAGATTTGACGGCTATGGATTTAAGACCTACCGCGGGAATGGTGATCCTATTCATAGTTTGGGTAGTAACTATATTCAATCGCTGCATGAATACAAAGGAATTATTTGGATCGGAACTGATAAGGGGTTGTATAAATATGATAAAATAGCAGATCGGTTTAGTATTCTAAATGAGGCCATTAATGATAGAATTGCGACAATAGAGCATGATGAACATGGTAATATATGGTTTATTTCAGGTAACATTCTCTATAAATATTCAATACTAAAAAATGAAACTACGACATTCAATCCTAATAGTTATTTTATTGCAACATCAATAACTAGAGATGCAAAAGGGGAAATATGGGTTTCGTCTTTAAACAAGCTGTACCACTATTCAGATGAAAGTTTGTCATTTGAGAATGTTGTGTTGAATTATGATGCTGTAAGTAAAACTCCTTATAGGATAACTGTTATTTATGCTGTAGATACTAATAATATAGTAATTGGGACACAAGAACATGGTGTTCTTTCGTACAATCCTATCACTAAAAAAACAGTAGCATTGCCATTTGCCAAAAATGAATGTTTGTTTGTTCGTCAGTTCAATAAAAAAACAAATAATGAAATTTGGATAGCTAGTGAATCGGGTGTGTTTATTTATAATATCAAAACAAATAAATACACTAATCTTAAAAAAGATTTTAACGATCCCTTTAGTATTTCAGATAATGCGGCTTATTCTATAACTATTGACAAGGAATTGGGTGTTTGGATAGGAACTTATTTTGGGGGCATTAATTACCATCAAAAACAGTATACACAATTTAAAAAATATTTCCCCAAAAACAATCAAAACTCCATTAGCGGAAGTGCGGTAAGAGAAATTCATAAAGATGATAAAGGTGATTTTTGGATAGGTACTGAAGATGCTGGTTTGAATAAATTTAATACAAAAACACAGGTATTCACTTCGTTTAAACCAAATGGAAGGTCAGGTTCAGTGTCCTATTATAATATTCATGCTTTATTGCCTAGAAAGGACAATATTTGGATAGGAACTTTTGAGCATGGTTTAGATGTTTTAAATCGAAATACAGGAAAAGTAATTAAACATTATGAAGCTAGTAGCGCCAAAGGGGCGCTTAAAAGCAACTTTGTATTTAGCTTTTATGAAACAAGAAACAAGGATTTTTTAATACTGACTTCAATAGGGATTTACAAATACAATGAACTCGAAGATAATTTTGATCTCTTTAGTATATTTCCTGAAACCATGCATTATACTACTTTTATGGAGGATGTTGATGGTAATTATTGGGCTGGAACTTATAGAGAAGGATTATTGTTTTATGATTCTAAAAACAAGAAAAATGAGATCTTTAGATACAATTATAAAGACAAAAAGGGGATTAGCAACAGTTCTATAAACTGTATTTTTCAAGATAGTAACAATAATTTATGGATTGCTACAGAGAATGGATTGAATCTTTATGATAAAAAAACGAAAAGCTTTACTAAATTCGACACAACAAATGGATTTCCTAGTAATGTGTTCTATTCTATAGTAGAAGATGACTTGAAAAATCTATGGATAACAACTTCCAAGGGATTAGTGAATTTTGGTTCAGATCACACAAGTATTAAAATTTACACCACTGCAAACGGATTGTTAAGTGACCAGTTTAATTATAACTCTGCATTTAAAGATAGTAATGGAGATATGTATTTTGGTAACCTGAACGGGATGATTAGTTTTAATCCTAAAAACTTCACTAAAAATAAATATAAACCGGAAATATTTATAACCAGTTTGCAAATAAATAACAAAGAGGTTTTGACAAATGAGGAAAATTCACCTCTAAAAAAATCCATTTCATACCTAGATGAGTTAGAGTTGGAATACGATCAGTCATCATTTAATATTGAGTTTGCAGCTTTAAATTATACTGGTGCGCAACTGACTGAATATTGGTATAAGCTAGAAAACGTTAATAAAGACTGGGTGTATTTAGGAAGGAATAATAAAGTTTTTTTTACGGCTCTTGCCTCTGGTACTTATACTTTTAAAGTAAAATCATTAAATAGTTTTGGAGTTTGGAGTAAAGAAGCTACTATAACTATAAAAATACTCCCGCCGTTTTGGGCTAGTATTTATGCATATGTATTTTACTTTATAGTATTATGTTGCGGGTTATTTGCAATTATTAGATATTCAAATAATGTGACTCAAGAGAAAAACAATCGAAAAATTAAGCATCTGAATGATGAAAAAGAGAAAGAAATTTATCATGCGAAAATAGAGTTTTTCACCAATGTGGCTCATGAAATAAAAACGCCTTTAACGCTTATTAAAAGTCCTTTAGAAAAATTATTGAATTTTGATTATGAATTACCAGAGATTCCTCAGAATCTTTTAATAATGAAAAAAAATACCTCCAGATTACTCAAGCTGGTAAATGAACTTTTGGATTTTAGAAAAACAGAAATTGGAGGCTTAAAACTCACTTTTGTAGAGACAAATATTTCTGCTGTTATGAGAAACTTGCACCTGCGTTTTAGTCAGCTAATAGAGGAAAAAAACATTGATTTTGAACTCGATTTAAGTGATAAAGATATTTATGCTTTTGTTGATAAAGAAGCTTTAAAAAAAATACTCAGTAATTTGTTTAATAATGCAATTAAATACTCCAATAATAAGGTGATTGTAAGTTTAACTAGGGACGAAAAAAAATTAAAACTGTTGGTTAAAAATGATGGAAATTTGATTCCTAGTTATTTAAAAGATAAAATTTTCGAACCCTTTTTCAGAGTAGAAAATATGGGTAATAATTCAGGAACTGGCATCGGATTGTCCTTGGCACAGTCTTTAACACAACTTCATCATGGGAGCTTACAATTGGTTTTTATAGAGTCGGAATTAAATGTTTTTGAACTTATTGTTCCGCTGCATCAGGAAGAAGAATTTATGTTATATGATGAGTTTCCTAAAGACTCTGGCAATAATGAAAGTGTAATAAAAGAGTTGGAAGGAAATAGCGAAAAAACTGCTATTCTTGTCGTAGAAGATAATGAAGATTTGTTGGATTTTATTACAAAAGAACTTATTTCTTCTTACATTGTTTTTTCTGCAAATAATGGAGAGTCAGCTCTGGAAATAATTCATAATGAAAATATTTCATTAGTTATCAGTGATATTGGTATGCCTGTGATGGATGGAATTACGTTGTGTAAAAAAATTAAAACTAATCTTGAAACAAGCCATATTCCAGTAGTATTGTTAACGGCAAAAAATTCACTTAAATCACAAATTGACGGACTTGAAGTAGGTGCTGACTCCTATATATCCAAGCCTTTTTCTATGGAATATTTAAAAGTTCAGTCTTCAAATTTAATTGAAAACAGAAAGCAAATAATGAAATATTATGCCAGCTCTCCCCTTTCGCACATCAAAAGTATTGCTCACAATAAAACGGACGAAGCTTTTTTGAAAAAACTAGATGATGAGATTATTAAAAATATTACAGATCAAAATTTAAGTGTAGAATCCCTATCGGAGATTATGAATATGAGCAGGTCAACTTTGTATCGAAAAATCAAAGATATTTCTAATTTGAGTCCAAATGAATTAATCAATATTGTCCGATTAAAAAAGGCGGCTGAATTGTTGCTTAATGGAGATTATAAAATGTATGAAATTGCTGAAATGGTAGGATATAAATCGCAAACCAGTTTTGGTAGAAATTTTCAAAAACATTTTAAAATGTCTCCATCAGATTATATTTCAATGAAAAATTAA
- a CDS encoding SusC/RagA family TonB-linked outer membrane protein, which produces MKTKINQILKQRYYLLLFFSLLLQQTYAQDQIQITGRITSALHGDAVPFANILVKNTTNGTVTDLEGKFSITAKTNQTLVISYQGYKTKEVSINNQKTINVSLEEGAVALDEVVLIGYGSQQKKDLTGAISVVKADEIQKRQVTTMAEGLQGLVTGVKVRGGGRPGQEASIEIRGLKNLQNANPLYVVDGLITSANRDFNPNDIETIQVLKDASAAAIYGSRAANGVIIITTKKGKKGPLKIEVSSKTSFTSMPTYDLMGTEEFSKFNFQAYDNAGIPRQNLNLGVNTDWQKEVFKQGLIQDYNASFSGGGDNSTFFMSANYFGNKGTVVSTDFNRVSFRVNTSGTKGIFSIGENLAISNSKTDEMSGNPIIDTYRLFPTIPVYDEDNPGGYGYGKQGVANTFGTNPIAIANLLDTENQNFRIRGNLWTELKLASFLKYRFNFGYETSFDSYNFIRKLGNWTLNQPYEQSFINQNKGRSQTKLFENTLTFKKEFGKHEITLLAGQTFQKDNYDQIYGTKRNLLINPSTGNYFDVLDLGDQAEVGGFRNESALASYLGRLEYNYDDRYLFNAVFRRDGSSKFSDANKWGNFPSVSLGWRVSNESFFKVDFINDLKMRASYGELGSGNIGNYEYQGFINTFGAIVLGDGQTLYPSASQVRLANEELRWEKLKQTNVGIDLGMLNNSLRLTADYFIARTEDVLFGFPILMTTGNDGGNPISNAATIENKGFELDLSYNKKINDFSFNASINFTKLNNKLVSLGNGQNESIQGNTITRAGGAVGMWYMLQTDGLFQNQEEIQNYVNSTGTVIMPNAQPGDIRFKDVNDDGQITNEDKDIVGSPWPKFEMGLNVGASYKNFDFSMNWITSQGATVYNGFRSTVDRFDDDSNYRSGIQPWTPENPNTDFPRIVKGTTLNSRGDSDRFLESGDFIRLKYVGIGYNLPEKTIQKAGFTSARFTLSTQNVITITKYLGLDPEFSNGNIFQRGVDVGSFPNLKTYSLGVEFSF; this is translated from the coding sequence ATGAAAACAAAAATCAACCAAATTTTAAAGCAGAGATACTACCTCTTACTTTTTTTTAGTTTATTACTTCAACAAACGTATGCGCAAGACCAAATTCAAATTACTGGGAGAATAACTTCAGCTCTTCATGGAGATGCTGTTCCATTTGCAAATATCTTAGTGAAAAATACTACAAATGGTACTGTTACAGATCTTGAAGGTAAATTTTCAATTACTGCAAAGACAAATCAAACTCTTGTTATCTCTTATCAAGGATATAAAACAAAAGAAGTTTCAATCAATAATCAAAAAACAATTAACGTTTCGCTAGAAGAAGGAGCAGTTGCTCTAGATGAAGTGGTGTTAATTGGTTATGGTTCACAACAAAAGAAAGATCTAACTGGAGCTATTTCAGTGGTTAAAGCCGATGAAATTCAAAAAAGACAAGTTACTACAATGGCCGAAGGATTACAAGGCTTAGTAACAGGAGTTAAAGTTAGAGGTGGCGGAAGACCCGGACAAGAAGCCAGTATTGAAATTCGAGGACTTAAAAACCTACAAAATGCAAATCCGCTGTATGTAGTTGACGGATTAATTACATCAGCCAATAGAGATTTTAATCCAAATGACATTGAAACTATCCAAGTTTTAAAAGATGCCTCTGCTGCTGCAATTTATGGCTCTAGAGCAGCAAATGGTGTAATTATAATTACTACCAAAAAAGGTAAAAAAGGACCACTAAAAATAGAAGTTTCCTCAAAAACCAGCTTTACATCTATGCCTACCTATGATTTAATGGGAACTGAAGAGTTTTCGAAATTTAATTTTCAAGCATACGATAATGCAGGTATTCCAAGACAAAACTTAAATCTTGGCGTAAACACTGATTGGCAAAAAGAAGTTTTTAAACAAGGCTTAATTCAAGATTACAATGCTAGTTTTTCAGGTGGAGGAGACAATTCAACATTCTTTATGTCAGCAAATTATTTTGGAAATAAAGGAACTGTAGTTTCAACTGATTTCAACCGAGTTTCATTTAGAGTGAACACAAGTGGTACAAAAGGAATTTTCAGTATTGGGGAGAACTTAGCCATCAGTAATTCAAAAACAGATGAAATGTCAGGCAACCCAATCATAGATACGTACCGATTATTCCCTACAATTCCAGTTTATGATGAAGATAACCCAGGCGGATATGGTTATGGAAAACAAGGTGTTGCAAATACTTTTGGGACAAACCCAATTGCTATTGCCAATTTATTAGATACAGAAAATCAAAATTTTAGAATAAGAGGGAACTTATGGACGGAATTGAAACTAGCTTCTTTCCTAAAATACCGATTTAATTTTGGTTATGAAACCAGTTTTGATAGTTACAACTTTATTAGAAAACTAGGAAATTGGACTTTAAATCAACCCTATGAGCAGTCATTTATTAATCAAAATAAAGGCCGTTCACAAACTAAATTATTTGAAAATACATTGACATTCAAAAAGGAGTTTGGTAAACATGAAATTACTCTTTTAGCAGGTCAAACCTTTCAAAAAGACAATTACGACCAAATTTATGGTACAAAAAGAAATCTTTTGATTAATCCAAGTACAGGAAATTATTTTGATGTTTTGGATCTAGGTGATCAAGCTGAAGTTGGTGGATTTAGAAATGAATCTGCATTAGCGTCTTATTTGGGAAGACTGGAATACAACTATGATGATCGTTATTTATTTAATGCTGTTTTCAGACGTGATGGCTCTTCAAAATTTAGTGATGCTAATAAATGGGGTAATTTCCCATCCGTTTCATTAGGATGGAGAGTGAGCAACGAATCCTTTTTTAAAGTGGATTTCATAAATGATTTAAAAATGAGAGCCAGCTATGGTGAATTAGGAAGTGGAAACATTGGAAATTATGAATACCAAGGATTTATAAACACTTTTGGTGCCATTGTATTGGGAGATGGACAAACTTTATATCCATCAGCCAGTCAAGTTAGATTAGCAAACGAAGAATTGCGTTGGGAAAAATTAAAACAAACCAATGTTGGAATCGATTTAGGAATGCTAAATAACTCATTACGCTTAACTGCAGATTATTTTATAGCGCGTACAGAAGATGTTTTGTTTGGATTCCCAATTTTAATGACAACTGGAAATGATGGTGGAAATCCAATTTCAAATGCGGCAACTATCGAAAATAAAGGATTTGAATTGGATTTAAGTTACAATAAGAAAATAAACGACTTCTCCTTCAATGCTTCTATCAACTTTACTAAACTAAACAACAAGTTAGTCTCTCTTGGTAATGGTCAAAATGAAAGTATTCAAGGGAATACAATAACAAGAGCTGGTGGTGCTGTAGGAATGTGGTACATGTTACAAACGGATGGGTTATTCCAAAATCAAGAAGAAATTCAAAATTATGTAAACTCAACTGGGACCGTAATAATGCCAAATGCACAACCTGGAGACATTCGTTTTAAAGATGTAAATGATGACGGACAAATTACAAATGAAGACAAAGACATTGTAGGCAGTCCATGGCCAAAATTCGAAATGGGATTAAATGTAGGAGCTTCATATAAAAACTTTGATTTTTCTATGAACTGGATTACCTCACAAGGGGCAACCGTTTATAACGGATTTCGAAGTACAGTAGACCGTTTTGATGACGATAGTAACTATAGATCTGGAATTCAACCTTGGACACCTGAAAACCCAAATACAGATTTTCCTAGAATTGTAAAAGGAACTACTTTGAACTCAAGAGGGGATAGTGATCGATTTTTAGAAAGTGGTGATTTTATCCGACTTAAATATGTTGGAATTGGTTACAACCTACCTGAAAAAACAATACAAAAAGCTGGTTTTACTAGTGCTAGATTTACTTTGTCTACACAAAACGTGATTACAATTACAAAATATCTTGGATTAGATCCTGAATTCAGTAATGGTAATATTTTTCAAAGAGGGGTAGATGTAGGTTCATTTCCAAATCTAAAAACCTATTCACTAGGTGTAGAGTTTAGTTTTTAA
- a CDS encoding RagB/SusD family nutrient uptake outer membrane protein, translating to MKKIFLITVVFLNLLSLSSCDNELELNNPNTLTTGQYWATESDAQAGINSAYAMFYKDGMWARWIYFRLDLTSDEGFSQSPWIELADWTRFNYINYNFWEGNSVTWRDTYKAIFRCNQVLANVPKIEFKNEVDKKNILAEAKFLRALNYYYAAILWENIPIVLEPSTPNDRPEQKNITEVWKQIESDLNDAYADLPTEWSSSQTGRPDKGAAKAMLAKVYMQQRKWPEAKTALEYLITGSGAKYSLVANYRDNFTDVNENNNESVFEIQFGDQRKGGTGEDPSAAVSSNRAQFFAPRSIGWSDGQARYWLVEAFKKEKNKDGGLDIRLRYTLFYPDLLADFGDKTYNKTWQWGADEAWFRKGSRDYYRDNEDYYSQVNYRLIRYADILLRYAEVLNETGNTAGAYQYVDKVRARVNIGTLAAAHPEIGNDKTKFLEQLKMERVLELAGESVRWEDLKRWGDLDSQAAVDKIAARDPDFKNFVVGKHKRLPIPQVEVNNNPNLIQNPEY from the coding sequence ATGAAAAAAATATTTTTAATAACTGTAGTTTTTCTCAACCTCCTTTCCTTATCATCATGCGATAATGAGCTTGAACTTAACAACCCAAATACATTAACAACAGGTCAATATTGGGCTACAGAAAGTGATGCACAAGCAGGAATAAATTCTGCATATGCTATGTTTTATAAAGATGGAATGTGGGCGAGATGGATTTATTTCCGTCTTGATTTAACATCTGATGAAGGTTTTAGCCAAAGCCCATGGATTGAATTAGCCGATTGGACCCGATTTAATTATATCAATTATAACTTCTGGGAAGGGAATTCAGTTACTTGGAGAGATACATACAAAGCTATTTTTAGATGCAATCAAGTGCTAGCCAATGTTCCCAAAATTGAATTCAAAAATGAAGTGGATAAAAAGAACATTTTAGCTGAAGCAAAGTTCCTAAGAGCACTAAACTATTACTATGCAGCGATACTTTGGGAAAATATTCCAATCGTTTTAGAGCCTTCAACACCAAATGATCGTCCAGAACAAAAAAATATCACTGAAGTTTGGAAACAAATTGAATCAGATCTAAATGATGCTTACGCCGATTTACCAACAGAATGGTCGTCAAGCCAAACTGGAAGACCTGACAAAGGTGCTGCAAAAGCAATGCTCGCAAAAGTGTATATGCAACAACGCAAATGGCCTGAAGCTAAGACGGCTTTAGAATATTTAATAACTGGATCTGGCGCAAAATATAGTTTAGTAGCTAATTACAGAGATAACTTTACTGATGTAAATGAAAACAACAATGAATCTGTTTTTGAAATTCAGTTTGGAGATCAAAGAAAAGGGGGAACTGGTGAAGATCCTAGTGCGGCCGTTTCTAGTAACCGTGCTCAGTTTTTTGCTCCAAGAAGTATTGGATGGTCTGATGGACAAGCAAGATATTGGTTAGTTGAGGCTTTCAAGAAAGAAAAAAATAAAGACGGTGGTTTAGATATTCGATTAAGATATACCTTGTTTTATCCTGATTTATTAGCTGATTTTGGAGACAAAACCTATAATAAAACTTGGCAATGGGGAGCTGATGAGGCATGGTTTAGAAAAGGGAGTAGAGATTACTATAGAGACAATGAAGATTATTACAGTCAAGTAAACTACCGATTAATTCGCTATGCAGATATTTTATTGCGTTATGCCGAAGTGTTGAATGAAACAGGAAATACCGCTGGTGCCTACCAATATGTAGACAAGGTAAGAGCTCGTGTAAACATAGGCACTTTAGCCGCTGCTCATCCTGAAATTGGAAATGACAAAACCAAATTCTTAGAACAATTAAAAATGGAACGAGTTTTAGAATTGGCTGGCGAAAGTGTTCGTTGGGAAGATTTAAAACGTTGGGGAGATTTAGATTCTCAAGCTGCTGTAGATAAAATTGCAGCCCGTGATCCTGATTTTAAAAACTTCGTTGTTGGCAAACATAAAAGATTGCCAATTCCTCAAGTAGAGGTTAACAACAACCCCAATTTAATTCAAAATCCAGAATATTAA